A single Streptomyces sp. NBC_01381 DNA region contains:
- a CDS encoding carboxymuconolactone decarboxylase family protein, producing MEARLNLFGTPLVAKSLGHIASASQVIMTESTLSAATQELVKLRASQINGCAYCTDMHTKDAAHAGESATRLNLVAVWREAKVFTDAERAALELTEQGSRIADTGGGVTDEAWANAAKHYDEEQLGALVSTIALINAANRLGVITRQQGGDYRPGRSA from the coding sequence ATGGAAGCCCGCTTGAACCTCTTCGGCACCCCGCTCGTCGCCAAGTCCTTGGGGCACATCGCGTCGGCGAGCCAGGTGATCATGACGGAGTCGACGCTGTCGGCCGCGACTCAGGAGCTGGTCAAGCTGCGCGCCAGCCAGATCAACGGCTGCGCCTACTGCACCGACATGCACACCAAGGACGCCGCGCACGCGGGGGAGAGCGCGACGCGCCTCAACCTGGTCGCGGTCTGGCGTGAGGCCAAGGTGTTCACCGACGCCGAGCGTGCCGCCCTGGAGCTGACAGAACAGGGCTCCCGTATCGCGGACACCGGGGGCGGGGTCACCGACGAGGCATGGGCGAACGCCGCCAAGCACTACGACGAGGAACAGCTCGGCGCGCTGGTGTCGACCATTGCCCTCATCAACGCCGCCAACCGCCTTGGCGTCATCACCCGGCAGCAGGGCGGCGATTACCGGCCCGGACGGTCCGCGTAA
- a CDS encoding VWA domain-containing protein, with protein sequence MTDHTTGQLPTPEADPHDNRRQVLYWRLLARLFDPEEQATLESASLAVVEDIGLPSALLDPGASVDSIVQRHPELAAEFDGLMAPEPGHDGARDRAAEVRRAALVSKTLLNVFATGSGTVTAGQLARWQSDAGWLERALGCKPGDLRGGRAGGGSGAGAGAATGGGGQGVSPTGTGGGGTTPDLSRLIPAIGPELGSIEADLVKRMHLREVLADPKLASQLTPSMSLIEQLLRDKDNLSGVALANAKALIRRFVDEVAEVLRTQVEKATVGAIDRSVPPKRVFRNLDLDRTIWKNLTNWSPEEERLYVDRLYYRHTARKTTPQRLIVVVDQSGSMVDSMVNCTILASIFAGLPKVDVHLIAYDTQALDLTPWVHDPFETLLRTQLGGGTDGTVAMALAQPKIAEPRNTVVVWISDFYEWRSEPLFESMAAIHRSGAKFIPVGSVTSSGRGSVNPWFRERFKDLGAPVLSGHIKKLVHELKTFLA encoded by the coding sequence ATGACGGACCACACGACCGGGCAGCTGCCCACTCCTGAGGCCGACCCCCACGACAACCGCAGGCAGGTCCTGTACTGGCGGCTCCTCGCCCGGCTCTTCGACCCCGAGGAGCAGGCCACACTGGAGTCGGCGAGTCTCGCCGTCGTCGAGGACATCGGACTGCCGTCGGCGCTCCTGGACCCGGGGGCCTCCGTCGACTCGATCGTGCAGCGCCACCCGGAACTGGCCGCGGAGTTTGATGGGTTGATGGCACCCGAACCCGGGCATGACGGTGCCCGCGACCGGGCCGCCGAGGTGCGGCGCGCCGCCCTGGTGTCGAAGACGCTGCTTAATGTGTTCGCCACCGGATCCGGCACGGTCACCGCCGGACAGCTGGCGCGGTGGCAGTCCGACGCGGGCTGGCTGGAGCGCGCGCTCGGCTGCAAGCCCGGCGATCTGCGGGGCGGGCGGGCCGGCGGAGGTTCAGGGGCAGGAGCAGGAGCAGCGACCGGCGGCGGGGGACAGGGCGTCAGCCCGACCGGCACCGGCGGAGGCGGCACGACCCCCGACCTCAGCAGGCTCATCCCGGCGATCGGCCCGGAACTGGGCTCGATCGAGGCCGACCTGGTCAAGCGCATGCACCTGCGGGAGGTCCTCGCCGATCCGAAGCTCGCCTCGCAGCTGACGCCGAGCATGTCGCTCATCGAGCAGCTGCTGCGGGACAAGGACAACCTCTCGGGTGTGGCCCTGGCCAACGCCAAGGCGCTGATCCGCCGCTTCGTCGACGAGGTCGCCGAAGTCCTGCGCACCCAGGTGGAGAAGGCCACCGTAGGCGCCATCGACCGCTCCGTGCCGCCCAAGCGGGTGTTCCGCAACCTCGACCTCGACCGCACCATCTGGAAGAACCTCACCAACTGGAGCCCGGAGGAGGAGCGGCTGTACGTCGACCGCCTCTACTACCGGCACACCGCCCGCAAGACGACGCCCCAGCGGCTGATCGTCGTCGTGGACCAGTCGGGCTCGATGGTCGACTCGATGGTGAACTGCACCATCCTGGCGTCGATCTTCGCCGGGCTGCCCAAGGTGGACGTCCACCTCATCGCGTACGACACCCAGGCGCTCGACCTCACGCCCTGGGTGCACGATCCCTTCGAGACGCTCCTTCGCACCCAGCTCGGCGGCGGCACCGACGGCACGGTCGCCATGGCGCTTGCGCAGCCGAAGATCGCCGAGCCCCGCAACACCGTCGTCGTGTGGATCTCCGACTTCTACGAGTGGCGGAGCGAGCCGCTGTTCGAGTCCATGGCGGCCATCCACCGCTCGGGCGCCAAGTTCATCCCCGTCGGCTCGGTGACCAGCTCCGGCCGCGGCAGCGTCAACCCGTGGTTCCGCGAGCGGTTCAAGGACCTCGGTGCGCCGGTGCTCTCCGGCCACATAAAGAAGCTCGTCCACGAGCTCAAGACGTTCCTCGCCTGA
- a CDS encoding AAA family ATPase: MSDVLRAPAELKYAEELDWLESVDDNPKPFSWRLSPKMVRLFVLGSERSDGLDRKISQKWFGDRSFVERSIVTLASDRGLLLIGDPGTGKSWLAELLSAAISRNSTQVVQGTAGTTEDHIKYSWNVSMVIAKGQSRESMIPSPIMTAMETGTIGRFEELTRSTSDVQDALISILSEKYISVPELGSDADSDNIVFAKPGFSIIATANSRDRGVNDLSSALKRRFNFVRIPVVTNKKSETEIVRFRTEELLRRHQIDLDVPPTLLDVLLQSFADLRASSAAAASDDEKLESALSTAEQIGVLEDAILHSNFFGEQALTAHTLASSLVGSLARREPEDLAILNKYLHGVVEPRSKEVGGSWPEFLEGGRDAIATLS; this comes from the coding sequence ATGTCCGATGTGTTGCGCGCCCCTGCCGAGCTCAAGTACGCCGAGGAGCTTGACTGGCTCGAGTCCGTCGACGACAACCCCAAGCCCTTCTCCTGGCGGCTGTCCCCGAAGATGGTCCGCCTGTTCGTCCTTGGCTCCGAGCGCTCCGACGGCCTGGACCGGAAGATCTCGCAGAAGTGGTTCGGCGACCGCAGCTTCGTCGAGCGCTCCATCGTCACGCTGGCCTCCGACCGCGGGCTGCTGCTCATCGGCGACCCCGGCACCGGCAAGAGCTGGCTCGCCGAGCTGCTCTCCGCGGCGATCAGCCGCAATTCCACGCAGGTGGTGCAGGGCACGGCCGGCACCACCGAGGACCACATCAAGTACTCGTGGAACGTGTCCATGGTCATCGCCAAGGGCCAGTCGCGGGAGTCGATGATCCCCTCGCCGATCATGACGGCGATGGAGACCGGCACGATCGGCCGCTTCGAGGAACTGACCCGTTCCACCAGCGACGTACAGGACGCGCTGATCTCGATCCTGTCCGAGAAGTACATCTCCGTACCGGAGTTGGGCAGCGACGCGGACAGCGACAACATCGTCTTCGCCAAGCCCGGCTTCTCCATCATCGCCACCGCCAACAGCCGTGACCGCGGCGTCAACGACCTGTCGTCGGCCCTCAAGCGCCGCTTCAACTTCGTCCGCATCCCGGTCGTGACGAACAAGAAGAGCGAGACGGAGATCGTCCGCTTCCGCACCGAGGAACTGCTGCGCCGCCACCAGATCGACCTGGACGTGCCGCCGACACTGCTCGACGTACTGCTGCAGAGCTTCGCCGACCTGCGCGCCTCGTCGGCCGCGGCCGCGAGCGACGACGAGAAGCTGGAGTCCGCCCTGTCCACCGCAGAACAGATCGGCGTGCTTGAAGACGCCATCCTGCACAGCAACTTCTTCGGCGAGCAGGCCCTGACCGCGCACACGCTGGCCTCCTCGCTCGTCGGGTCGCTGGCCCGGCGCGAGCCCGAGGACCTGGCCATACTCAACAAGTATCTGCACGGCGTCGTCGAGCCGCGCAGCAAGGAAGTCGGCGGATCCTGGCCGGAGTTCCTGGAGGGCGGCCGCGACGCGATCGCCACCCTGTCATGA
- a CDS encoding TauD/TfdA family dioxygenase, producing MTSAPAVETPHAPQTPGIAVQKVGGRIGVISGVRLGGDLDETAVAAVRAALLEHKVVFFRDQQHLDGESHEAFARLLGTPVAHPTVPSVDGRYALGIDNDHGGRANQWHTDVTFVPAYPAFSILRAEVIPPYGGNTLWSNTAAAYAELPEPLRILADSLRGVHTNDYDYAAVRPGASTAALEQHRKVFTAVTFQTEHPVVRVHPETGERTLILGNFLQKLTGFRAADSRALIAILQSHVERPENTVRWQWRAGDVAIWDNRATQHYGVDDSDDHERTLRRVTIDGDVPVGVDGRRSTLLTPRSVPEPVHGIASGASTDGTVAEGSEGLQ from the coding sequence ATGACCTCCGCACCCGCAGTGGAAACACCGCACGCCCCCCAGACCCCCGGCATCGCCGTCCAGAAGGTCGGCGGCCGCATCGGCGTCATCTCCGGCGTCCGCCTCGGCGGCGACCTGGACGAGACGGCCGTGGCCGCCGTCCGCGCCGCACTCCTCGAGCACAAGGTCGTCTTCTTCCGTGACCAGCAGCACCTGGACGGGGAGAGCCACGAGGCCTTCGCCCGGCTGCTCGGCACCCCCGTCGCCCACCCCACCGTGCCGTCCGTCGACGGCCGTTACGCCCTCGGCATCGACAACGACCACGGCGGCCGCGCCAACCAGTGGCACACCGACGTCACCTTCGTGCCCGCCTACCCGGCGTTCTCCATCCTCCGCGCCGAGGTCATCCCGCCCTACGGCGGCAACACGCTGTGGTCCAACACCGCCGCCGCGTACGCCGAGCTGCCCGAGCCGCTGCGGATCCTCGCCGACAGCCTGCGCGGCGTACACACCAACGACTACGACTACGCGGCCGTACGCCCCGGCGCCTCGACGGCGGCGCTCGAACAGCACCGGAAGGTGTTCACCGCGGTCACGTTCCAGACCGAGCACCCCGTGGTGCGCGTCCACCCCGAGACCGGGGAACGCACCCTGATCCTCGGCAACTTCCTGCAGAAGCTGACCGGCTTCAGGGCCGCCGACTCCCGCGCCCTCATCGCCATCCTCCAGTCGCACGTGGAGCGGCCGGAGAACACCGTGCGCTGGCAGTGGCGCGCGGGCGACGTCGCCATCTGGGACAACCGCGCCACACAGCACTACGGCGTGGACGACTCCGACGACCACGAGCGGACCCTGCGCCGCGTCACCATCGACGGCGACGTACCGGTCGGCGTCGACGGGCGGCGTTCGACGCTGCTCACCCCGCGGTCCGTTCCCGAGCCCGTGCACGGGATCGCTTCCGGCGCCTCCACGGACGGCACGGTCGCGGAGGGTTCGGAGGGCCTTCAATAA
- a CDS encoding NHLP family bacteriocin export ABC transporter peptidase/permease/ATPase subunit — MTAPHPSPAHQQQLPPPGGRRRHRPEPPQRGRRRAAQRPASKGKRQKTVRTPTVLQMEAVECGAAALAMVLAHYGKHVPLEELRIACGVSRDGSRASNLLKAARSYGLTAKGMQMEPAALAEVKAPAILFWEFNHYVVYDGMGRRLGRRGVYINDPDKGRRFVPSEDFDTSFTGVALVLEPGDDFRPGGRRPGIMRALPARLRGTTGTMLAALLASLLLVAVGAALPALSRTYIDLFLIGDQTSLLGALFASMGAMVALTVVLTWLQQANLLRGRIISSTLSSARFLRHLLRLPVTFYAQRSPADLVQRLASNDAVAETLARDLTAAGVDGIVVLLYAALLWTYDPQLTLVGVGIALLNIVAMRVVIRLRATGTQKLRADSAKLTNTSYTGLQLIETMKATGGENGYFRRWAGQHATTLEEQQRLGVPSAWLGIVAPTLATLNSALILWIGGLRAVEGHLSIGLLVAFQALVTRFTAPITRLNGVAGRIQDFAADVARLKDVENFPVDTLYSRPEPAASTRRLKGHVTLDDITFGYSPLDKPLLTGFSLTVGPGQQVALVGGSGSGKSTVSRLISGLYSPWEGTIRIDGQRLEDIPRGALAASVSFVDQDVFLFEGTIRDNVALWDPSIPDDAVVAALKDACLYEIVARRPGGIHGRVEQDGRNFSGGQRQRLEIARALVRRPSILVLDEVTSALDAETEQVIIDNLRRRGCACVVIAHRLSTVRDSDEIVVLDHGSVVERGRHEHLVAAGGPYADLVKEH; from the coding sequence GTGACCGCACCGCACCCCTCCCCGGCACACCAGCAGCAACTGCCGCCACCCGGCGGACGCCGCAGGCACCGTCCCGAGCCCCCGCAGCGCGGCCGCCGCCGCGCGGCGCAGCGCCCCGCGTCCAAGGGCAAGCGGCAGAAGACGGTGCGCACCCCCACCGTCCTGCAGATGGAGGCCGTGGAGTGCGGCGCCGCCGCGCTCGCCATGGTCCTGGCCCACTACGGAAAGCACGTCCCGCTGGAGGAGCTGCGCATCGCCTGCGGCGTCTCCCGCGACGGCTCACGGGCCAGCAACCTCCTCAAGGCGGCGCGCAGTTACGGCCTCACCGCCAAGGGCATGCAGATGGAGCCGGCCGCGCTCGCCGAGGTCAAGGCGCCCGCGATCCTCTTCTGGGAGTTCAACCACTACGTCGTCTACGACGGCATGGGGCGCCGCCTCGGCCGCCGCGGCGTGTACATCAACGACCCCGACAAGGGCCGCCGCTTCGTGCCGTCGGAGGACTTCGACACCAGCTTCACCGGCGTCGCCCTCGTCCTCGAACCCGGCGACGACTTCCGCCCCGGCGGGCGCAGGCCCGGCATCATGCGGGCCCTCCCGGCCCGCCTGCGCGGCACCACGGGCACCATGCTCGCCGCGCTCCTGGCCAGCCTGCTCCTGGTGGCGGTCGGCGCGGCGCTGCCCGCGCTCAGCCGGACGTACATCGATCTGTTCCTGATCGGAGATCAGACCTCCCTCCTTGGCGCCCTCTTCGCGTCCATGGGGGCGATGGTCGCGCTCACCGTGGTCCTCACCTGGCTGCAACAGGCGAACCTGCTGCGCGGCCGCATCATCTCCTCCACCCTCAGCAGCGCCCGCTTCCTGCGCCATCTGCTGCGCCTGCCCGTCACGTTCTACGCCCAGCGCAGCCCCGCCGACCTGGTGCAACGCCTGGCCTCCAACGACGCGGTCGCCGAAACCCTGGCCCGCGACCTCACGGCCGCCGGTGTCGACGGCATCGTCGTACTCCTCTATGCGGCCCTGCTGTGGACGTACGATCCCCAGCTCACCCTCGTCGGCGTCGGCATCGCCCTGCTGAACATCGTCGCGATGCGCGTCGTCATCCGGCTGCGCGCCACCGGCACCCAGAAGCTGCGCGCCGACAGCGCCAAGCTCACCAACACCTCGTACACCGGCCTGCAGTTGATCGAGACGATGAAGGCCACCGGCGGCGAGAACGGCTACTTCCGGCGGTGGGCGGGCCAGCACGCCACCACCCTGGAGGAGCAGCAGCGCCTTGGCGTGCCCAGTGCCTGGCTCGGCATCGTCGCACCGACCCTCGCGACCCTGAACAGCGCGCTGATCCTGTGGATCGGCGGCCTGCGTGCGGTGGAGGGGCATCTCTCCATCGGCCTGCTCGTCGCCTTCCAGGCCCTGGTGACCCGCTTCACCGCGCCCATCACCCGCCTCAACGGCGTCGCCGGACGCATCCAGGACTTCGCCGCCGACGTCGCCCGTCTCAAGGACGTCGAGAACTTCCCCGTCGACACGCTCTACTCCCGCCCCGAACCGGCCGCGAGCACCCGCCGTCTCAAGGGCCACGTCACCCTCGACGACATCACCTTCGGCTACAGCCCCCTGGACAAGCCGCTCCTGACCGGCTTCTCCCTGACGGTCGGTCCCGGCCAGCAGGTCGCGCTCGTCGGCGGCTCGGGCAGCGGCAAGTCGACCGTCTCCCGGCTGATATCGGGCCTCTACAGCCCGTGGGAGGGCACGATCCGCATCGACGGACAGCGCCTGGAGGACATCCCGCGCGGCGCGCTCGCCGCCTCCGTCTCCTTCGTCGACCAGGACGTCTTCCTCTTCGAGGGCACCATCCGCGACAACGTCGCCCTGTGGGACCCCTCCATCCCCGACGACGCCGTCGTCGCCGCGCTCAAGGACGCCTGTCTGTACGAGATCGTCGCCCGCAGGCCCGGCGGCATCCACGGCCGCGTCGAGCAGGACGGCCGCAACTTCTCCGGCGGGCAGCGTCAGCGCCTGGAGATCGCCCGCGCGCTGGTGCGCCGCCCCAGCATCCTCGTCCTCGACGAGGTGACCAGCGCCCTGGACGCGGAGACCGAGCAGGTCATCATCGACAATCTGCGCCGCCGCGGCTGCGCCTGCGTCGTCATCGCCCACCGTCTGAGCACCGTGCGCGACAGCGACGAGATCGTCGTCCTCGACCACGGCTCGGTCGTCGAGCGCGGCCGCCACGAACACCTGGTCGCCGCGGGCGGTCCCTACGCCGACCTGGTCAAGGAGCACTGA
- a CDS encoding HlyD family efflux transporter periplasmic adaptor subunit — protein MQFRQQALSKLQSPEELDLPVRYARPQGLLVLAITLVVMAAAGVWAVTGSVSSTLRAPGILTHGQGSYVLQSPVTGQVTSVLVEDGERLAAGAPVLKVRTEQGDKVVRAIAAGRVTALVARIGTVVTTGADVATVERVDGSDDPLLAMVYVPADSAATVPVGAKVDLTVQSVPTQQYGVLRGHVKAIGRSAQSAQKITGFLGDKELAEQFTEEGPPVAVLVRLDRSSATKSGYAWSSAGGPPFALDSMTLATGAFALAEQRPIDWLLP, from the coding sequence GTGCAGTTCCGCCAACAGGCCCTGTCCAAGCTGCAGTCGCCCGAGGAACTCGACCTGCCGGTGCGCTACGCCCGCCCCCAGGGCCTGCTCGTCCTCGCCATCACCCTCGTCGTGATGGCCGCGGCCGGTGTCTGGGCGGTGACCGGTTCGGTCTCCTCGACGCTGCGGGCGCCCGGCATCCTCACGCACGGCCAGGGCAGTTACGTCCTGCAGAGCCCCGTCACCGGGCAGGTGACCAGCGTCCTCGTCGAAGACGGCGAACGGCTCGCCGCCGGCGCTCCGGTGCTCAAGGTCCGTACGGAACAAGGCGACAAGGTGGTCCGCGCCATCGCGGCGGGCCGCGTCACCGCACTCGTGGCCCGGATCGGCACCGTCGTCACCACGGGCGCCGACGTCGCGACCGTGGAGCGCGTGGACGGCAGCGACGACCCGCTCCTCGCCATGGTCTACGTACCCGCGGACAGCGCGGCCACCGTCCCCGTCGGCGCGAAGGTGGACCTCACCGTCCAGTCCGTGCCCACCCAGCAGTACGGCGTGCTGCGCGGGCATGTGAAGGCGATCGGGCGGTCGGCGCAGAGCGCGCAGAAGATCACCGGATTCCTCGGCGACAAGGAACTGGCCGAACAGTTCACCGAGGAAGGACCGCCCGTGGCGGTCCTCGTGCGGCTCGACCGCTCATCCGCCACCAAGTCCGGCTACGCCTGGTCGTCGGCGGGCGGCCCGCCCTTCGCACTCGACTCCATGACCCTGGCCACCGGCGCCTTCGCCCTCGCCGAGCAGCGCCCGATCGATTGGCTGCTTCCGTGA
- a CDS encoding Rrf2 family transcriptional regulator, translated as MRISARADYAVRAALQLAACQDDGPLKAEAIADAQEIPHKFLEGILNDMRRGGLVLSQRGGNGGYRLARPADSISIADVIRVVEGPLVSVRGVRPPELAYSGPAESLLPLWIALRANVRQILEGVSLADVAAAELPAQVTALAEDPAAWTNP; from the coding sequence ATGCGGATCTCAGCCAGGGCGGACTACGCGGTACGTGCCGCGCTGCAACTCGCCGCGTGCCAGGACGACGGGCCCTTGAAGGCCGAGGCCATCGCGGACGCTCAAGAGATCCCGCACAAGTTCCTGGAGGGCATCCTCAACGACATGCGCCGCGGAGGGCTCGTTCTCAGCCAGCGCGGCGGCAACGGCGGCTATCGCCTGGCCAGGCCCGCCGACTCCATCAGCATCGCGGATGTGATCCGTGTCGTGGAGGGGCCGCTGGTGTCGGTGCGGGGAGTCCGCCCGCCGGAGCTGGCCTACAGCGGGCCCGCCGAGTCGCTGCTTCCGCTGTGGATCGCGCTGCGGGCCAATGTCCGCCAGATCCTCGAGGGCGTCTCGCTGGCCGATGTCGCGGCGGCCGAACTCCCGGCCCAGGTCACGGCGCTCGCCGAGGACCCGGCGGCTTGGACGAACCCTTAG
- a CDS encoding putative leader peptide, whose translation MLLDMTAMTPLVPRLHVDLGRLASAACRRRMA comes from the coding sequence ATGCTCCTGGACATGACCGCGATGACCCCTCTTGTCCCGCGGCTCCACGTCGACCTGGGCCGTCTCGCCTCGGCCGCGTGTCGCCGGCGCATGGCCTGA
- a CDS encoding type A2 lantipeptide, translating into MNSTPQVQTLEISDADLDNVSGGLSAAAVGTVTGAVDSIAPVSSTVAGVVGVVEGTTGLNTAPLAGLATSTVAGL; encoded by the coding sequence ATGAACTCCACCCCCCAGGTCCAGACCCTCGAGATCTCCGACGCCGACCTCGACAACGTCTCGGGTGGCCTCTCCGCCGCTGCCGTCGGCACCGTGACCGGCGCCGTCGACTCGATCGCCCCGGTCTCCTCCACGGTTGCCGGCGTCGTTGGCGTCGTCGAGGGCACCACCGGCCTGAACACCGCCCCCCTCGCGGGCCTGGCCACCAGCACGGTCGCCGGTCTCTGA